The following coding sequences lie in one Monomorium pharaonis isolate MP-MQ-018 chromosome 1, ASM1337386v2, whole genome shotgun sequence genomic window:
- the LOC105830782 gene encoding small ubiquitin-related modifier 3, producing the protein MSDEKKETKAESEHINLKVLGQDNAVVQFKIKKHTPLRKLMNAYCDRVGLAIAAVRFRFDGQPINELDTPTTLEMEEGDTIEVYQQQTGGFSC; encoded by the exons ATGTCGGACGAGAAAAAG GAGACGAAAGCGGAGTCGGAGCACATAAACCTAAAGGTGCTGGGCCAGGACAACGCGGTAGTccagtttaaaattaagaagcACACACCCCTACGCAAACTGATGAACGCGTATTGCGATCGTGTA GGCTTGGCAATAGCAGCAGTAAGATTTAGGTTTGATGGACAGCCCATAAACGAATTAGACACACCTACTACGTTGGAAATGGAGGAAGGTGATACAATAGAGGTGTATCAACAGCAAACTGGTGGTTTTTCGTGTTGA
- the LOC105830775 gene encoding mediator of RNA polymerase II transcription subunit 23, translating into MSSESQITSIVNDILKVEAIEEAFSCVLVHHPKKETEKVAAWQHELKTAVSGLTKEQQEAAVRQFLSMAAAMTNHRRLQLLLSLLENLVHSNYLPARLVCECILTCDKLQYQLEDFWVECFVLIRHIIGGVDYKGVREIMKGCKEKAQTIPARLDASVQPQLKALENVIEYIFDRNACLLPGYFIVNEIQKAYPDSKNWPHWKLAKLLSNFVESFRNTAQMVSIVGHSKMLPVVEHTGYADYLINPWLLDPTTLKFSLKGNLPYDPELLKPQTELLRYVLEQPYSRDMVCSMLGLQKQHKQRCIVLEEQLVELVITAMERAENETLPAEGMDGTVANHWVWLHLSSQLIYFILFQFACFPSIVMAIHDKLAGRDLRKGRDHLMWVLLQFISGSIQRNPLSNFLPVLKLYDLLYPEKEPLPVPDHTQALCTHQMAITCIWIHLLKKAQTEPGTTIHRPIPHTLKVHHEFLQRLVMPNASLCMGSDYRIALLCNAYSTNQEYFSRPMAALVDTILGTQKNQQQQPLQTLQNNAALANGPTTPLSMSILDSLTVHSKMSLIHSIVTHVIKLAQSKSNMALAPALVETYSRLLVYTEIESLGIKGFISQLLPTVFKSHAWGTLYTLLEMFSYRMHHIQPHYRVQLLSHLHSLAAVPQTNQTQLHLCVESTALRLITGLGSAEVQPQLSRFLSEPKTLVSAESEELNRALVLTLARSMHVTGTGADSLSGTWCKELLNTIMQNTPHSWANHTLQCFPPVLSEFFQQNSVAKENKQQIKKAVEEEYRNWASMNNENDIIAHFSVPGTPPLFLCLLWKMILETDRISPIAYKILERIGARALSAHLRKFCDYLVFEFANSVGGQHVNKCVDTINDMIWKYNIVTIDRLVLCLALRTQEGNEAQVCFFIIQLLLLKAAEFRNRVQEFVKENSPEHWKQSNWHEKHLAFHRKFPEKFAPEGIMEQTSGGPSQYQNLPVYFGNVCLRFLPVFDIVVHRYLEIPPVIKSLEILLEHLGCLYKFHDRPVTYLYNTLHYYEKKLRDRPLLKRRLVSAVLGSLREIRGWALSEPYQVYMTRYTDEAVTWVPDLDYYIRLVQRIVETMSGTAHFPATDWRFNEFPNPAAHALYVTCVELMALPVAPDVVANFLLDVVAKGYTAVPSDEIHLWINCVGLLLAALPECYWSALHKRLLETISSPGLINWQYNNLTPFQMFNFNITHNSLLENKYSYMLALAHSVWHHAGVGQITTMPQFIKEKLQPVVTSEEQLIYACHLIGPTLARFNAERPHCVVELAVCLYEMLERVDHTQTTLNYMDPICDLLYHIKYMFVGDMTKNEVECIIRRLRPALQMRLRFITHINIDEIHTS; encoded by the exons ATGAGTAGCGAAAGTCAGATTACCAGTATCGTAAACGATATCTTG AAGGTAGAGGCGATAGAGGAAGCGTTCAGCTGTGTTCTTGTCCATCATCCTAAGAAAGAAACCGAGAAAGTAGCGGCATGGCAGCACGAGTTGAAGACAGCTGTGTCCGGGTTGACGAAGGAGCAGCAGGAAGCGGCAGTTCGTCAGTTTCTGTCGATGGCGGCGGCTATGACAAATCATAGACGTTTACAATTACTGCTGTCACTGCTGGAGAATCTAGTGCATTCAAATTACTTGCCTGCTAG GCTAGTATGTGAGTGTATTCTTACTTGTGACAAATTGCAGTATCAATTGGAAGATTTTTGGGTTGAGTGTTTTGTTCTCATTAGACACATCATTGGTGGAGTTGATTACAAAGGAGTCAGAGAGATCATGAAA ggATGCAAAGAAAAGGCTCAAACTATACCAGCCAGATTAGATGCATCAGTACAACCACAGCTGAAGGCTTTGGAAAAcgttattgaatatatttttgacagaAATGCATGCTTACTGCCAGGCTATTTTATCGTCAACGAGATACAGAAAGCTTATCCTGATAGTAAAAATTGGCCTCATTgg AAATTAGCAAAGTTGCTCTctaattttgttgaaagtTTTCGAAATACTGCGCAAATGGTATCTATAGTGGGACATTCAAAGATGCTACCAGTGGTTGAACATACTGGATATGCAGACTACTTGATTAATCCTTGGTTATTGGATCCTACTACCCTgaagttttctttaaaagggAATTTACCATATGATCCAGAGTTACTTAAGCCTCAGACAGAATTGCTCAGATACGTTTTAGAGCAGCCATATAGTAGAGATATGGTTTGTTCAATGCTTGGTTTACAGAAGCAG CATAAGCAACGATGCATCGTCTTGGAAGAACAACTTGTGGAACTCGTAATAACCGCGATGGAGCGAGCAGAAAATGAAACGCTACCAGCAGAAGGAATGGACGGAACGGTGGCCAATCACTGGGTGTGGTTGCACTTGTCTTCGCAACTTATTTACTTCATTCTCTTTCAGTTTGCATGTTTTCCGAGTATCGTGATGGCGATACATGATAAATTAGCGGGCAGAGATTTGAGAAAGGGTAGAGATCACCTGATGTGGGTTCTTCTGCAGTTTATTTCTGGTAGCATTCAACGGAATCCCCTGTCAAATTTCTTGCCAGTACTGAAACTGTACGATCTTCTCTATCCAGAAAAAGAACCTCTGCCTGTCCCGGATCATACCCAAGCTTTGTGTACTCATCAGATGGCGATAACATGTATATGGatacatttattgaaaaaagctCAGACCGAGCCAGGCACCACCATTCACAGACCTATTCCACACACTCTGAAAGTTCACCACGAGTTTCTGCAGCGTTTGGTTATGCCGAATGCTTCTCTCTGCATGGGTTCCGACTATCGTATTGCACTCTTGTGCAACGCGTACTCGACGAATCAGGAGTATTTCAGTAGACCAATGGCAGCGCTGGTTGATACTATTCTGGGTACACAGAAGAATCAGCAACAGCAGCCTCTGCAAACTCTACAGAACAATGCGGCATTAGCGAATGGTCCGACGACTCCACTTTCAATGTCTATTTTGGATTCTTTGACCGTGCACTCCAAAATGAGCCTGATCCACAGCATTGTTACACATGTCATCAAGCTGGCGCAGTCCAAGAGCAATATGGCGCTAGCACCAGCACTTGTCGAAACTTACAGTAGACTGCTGGTGTACACGGAGATTGAAAGCCTCGGCATCAAAGGGTTCATCAGCCAGTTGCTGCCGACGGTATTCAAATCGCACGCTTGGGGCACGTTGTATACACTGTTGGAGATGTTCAGTTACAGGATGCACCACATTCAGCCGCATTACAGGGTACAACTGCTGTCGCATCTGCACAGTCTTGCAGCAGTACCACAGACCAACCAGACACAGCTTCATTTGTGTGTCGAGAGCACGGCTTTACGGCTCATTACCGGCTTAGGTTCCGCGGAGGTACAGCCACAACTGTCCAGATTTCTGTCAGAGCCGAAGACTCTCGTTTCTGCAGAATCAGAGGAACTTAATCGAGCGTTAGTCCTGACACTGGCACGATCTATGCACGTAACCGGCACTGGCGCCGACAGTCTCAGCGGTACCTGGTGCAAGGAACTGCTTAACACCATCATGCAAAATACACCACACTCCTGGGCCAATCACACTCTTCAGTGCTTTCCGCCGGTACTAAGCGAGTTCTTCCAGCAAAACAGTGTGGCGAAAGAGAATAAGCAGCAAATAAAGAAAGCGGTCGAGGAGGAGTACAGAAATTGGGCGTCTATGAACAACGAGAATGACATCATTGCTCATTTCTCCGTGCCCGGCACGCCACCGTTATTCCTGTGCCTCTTGTGGAAAATGATACTTGAGACCGACCGTATCAGTCCTATCGCCTACAAAATTCTTGAGCGAATCGGTGCAAGAGCATTGTCGGCTCATCTCAGAAAGTTTTGTGATTACCTAGTGTTCGAGTTTGCCAACAGCGTCGGTGGTCAGCATGTCAACAAGTGCGTAGACACTATCAACGATATGATCTGGAAATACAACATAGTGACCATCGACAGACTTGTACTTTGCCTAGCATTAAGAACTCAAGAAGGCAATGAAGCTCAAGTGTGCTTCTTCATCATACAATTGTTGCTACTAAAAGCGGCAGAGTTTAGAAATCGTGTGCAAGAATTTGTTAAAGAGAACTCACCAGAGCATTGGAAACAATCGAATTGGCATGAGAAGCATCTGGCCTTCCACAGAAAATTCCCAGAAAAGTTTGCACCAGAGGGTATTATGGAGCAGACTAGCGGTGGGCCTAGTCAATATCAAAATCTGCCCGTGTACTTTGGGAATGTATGTCTCCGATTTTTACCAGTTTTCGACATAGTGGTGCATCGGTATCTAGAAATACCGCCTGTTATCAAGAGTTTGGAAATACTGCTGGAACATTTGGGCTGCTTGTACAAATTTCACG ATCGACCTGTCACGTACCTTTACaatacattacattattacGAGAAGAAGTTGCGAGATCGACCGTTATTAAAGCGTCGATTGGTGTCCGCTGTTTTGGGGTCGTTACGAGAAATCAGAGGATGGGCACTTTCCGAACCTTATCAGGTGTATATGACACGCTATACAGATGAAGCAGTCACGTGGGTACCAGATTTGGACTATTACATTCGACTTGTACAGAGGATCGTAGAGA CAATGTCTGGCACGGCTCACTTTCCTGCCACTGACTGGAGATTTAACGAATTTCCAAATCCAGCGGCGCATGCATTGTATGTGACCTGCGTTGAACTAATGGCTCTTCCAGTTGCTCCAGACGTAGTGGCTAACTTTTTACTGGATGTCGTTGCTAAAGg ATACACTGCGGTGCCATCAGATGAGATACATTTGTGGATAAATTGCGTTGGCTTGTTATTGGCGGCATTACCAGAGTGTTATTGGTCAGCATTGCATAAACGTTTACTGGAGACTATTAGCAGCCCCGGTCTGATCAATTGGCAATACAATAACTTAACGCCATTTCAAATGTTTAACTTCAACATTACGCATAACAGTTTATTGGAAAACAAGTACAGCTACATGCTTGCACTGGCACATTCCGTATGGCATCATGCGGGTGTAGGACAGATTACAACAATGCCTCA GTTTATCAAGGAGAAACTTCAGCCAGTTGTAACTAGCGAGGAACAACTAATATACGCTTGCCATTTAATTGGTCCGACTTTGGCGAGATTTAACGCGGAGCGGCCACACTGTGTAGTAGAACTTGCGGTTTGCCTGTATGAAATGCTGGAACGCGTTGACCATACTCAAACCACGTTAAATTATATGGATCCAATTTGCGATCTATT ATATCACATCAAGTACATGTTCGTTGGAGACATGACGAAAAATGAGGTAGAATGTATTATACGAAGACTGAGGCCTGCGTTGCAAATGAGGCTACGTTTTATCACTCACATAAACATAGACGAGATTCATACATCCTAA
- the LOC105830785 gene encoding glutathione S-transferase omega-1 isoform X2 yields the protein MSSLHLADGSEKPAEVEGQGRLYSMTYCPFAHRIRLVLSLKEVPHDIVNINLQNKPQWLFEIHPDGKVPTYVDADGTVITDSIVVANYLDEKYPEPPLYNDETKSRDLELLDHFSKIMDTFANCIFGKDKRQFEEIFTEVTDDLQEFEDELNVRKTTFFGGSNPNMVDILIWPWFERAKALTLLYKQRASLDKERFPRIVSN from the exons ATGAGTTCCTTGCATCTGGCAGATG GCTCTGAGAAGCCAGCAGAAGTGGAAGGTCAGGGGCGTCTGTACAGCATGACGTATTGCCCTTTCGCTCATAGAATACGTCTTGTGCTCAGTCTGAAGGAAGTCCCGCACGACATTGTCAATATTAATCTGCAGAACAAGCCGCAGTGGTTGTTTGAA attcatCCAGATGGCAAGGTACCTACTTATGTAGATGCAGATGGCACAGTAATAACGGATTCTATTGTAGTGGCGAATTACTTGGACGAGAAATACCCTGAACCGCCTTTATACAACGATGAGACAAAGAGTCGCGATTTAGAGTTGTTAGATCACTTTTCTAAG ATTATGGACACTTTTGCGAATTGCATATTTGGAAAGGACAAGAGACAATTTGAAGAGATTTTCACTGAGGTGACGGACGACTTACAAGAATTTGAAGATGAGCTAAATGTACGCAAGACAACTTTCTTTGGAG GGAGTAATCCAAATATGGTGGACATTCTAATATGGCCTTGGTTTGAGCGCGCAAAAGCTCTTACTCTACTTTACAAACAACGTGCAAGTCTCGATAAAGAAAGATTCCCTCGTATTGTAAGCAATTAA
- the LOC105830785 gene encoding glutathione S-transferase omega-1 isoform X1, with the protein MSSLHLADGSEKPAEVEGQGRLYSMTYCPFAHRIRLVLSLKEVPHDIVNINLQNKPQWLFEIHPDGKVPTYVDADGTVITDSIVVANYLDEKYPEPPLYNDETKSRDLELLDHFSKIMDTFANCIFGKDKRQFEEIFTEVTDDLQEFEDELNVRKTTFFGGSNPNMVDILIWPWFERAKALTLLYKQRASLDKERFPRIMEWVGGMKNQPFVLKHRCSYDKFAKFVEAIRTGNVDYDNL; encoded by the exons ATGAGTTCCTTGCATCTGGCAGATG GCTCTGAGAAGCCAGCAGAAGTGGAAGGTCAGGGGCGTCTGTACAGCATGACGTATTGCCCTTTCGCTCATAGAATACGTCTTGTGCTCAGTCTGAAGGAAGTCCCGCACGACATTGTCAATATTAATCTGCAGAACAAGCCGCAGTGGTTGTTTGAA attcatCCAGATGGCAAGGTACCTACTTATGTAGATGCAGATGGCACAGTAATAACGGATTCTATTGTAGTGGCGAATTACTTGGACGAGAAATACCCTGAACCGCCTTTATACAACGATGAGACAAAGAGTCGCGATTTAGAGTTGTTAGATCACTTTTCTAAG ATTATGGACACTTTTGCGAATTGCATATTTGGAAAGGACAAGAGACAATTTGAAGAGATTTTCACTGAGGTGACGGACGACTTACAAGAATTTGAAGATGAGCTAAATGTACGCAAGACAACTTTCTTTGGAG GGAGTAATCCAAATATGGTGGACATTCTAATATGGCCTTGGTTTGAGCGCGCAAAAGCTCTTACTCTACTTTACAAACAACGTGCAAGTCTCGATAAAGAAAGATTCCCTCGTATT ATGGAATGGGTCGGTGGAATGAAGAACCAAccttttgttttaaaacacaGATGCTCATATGATAAGTTCGCAAAATTCGTAGAAGCTATAAGAACAGGAAATGTTGATTATGACAATCTTTAA
- the LOC105828362 gene encoding neprilysin-1 isoform X2, with the protein MKRGVDPCKDFYKFACGGFRDQQPYQPSASFNMLQAQIDEHVHKTLTNETGQMVAAFEKLGQFYDTCRGFKEKPVNFTPVYKLLDELGGYLSPKNVVPSDITPLISALLKVNGAPLFDLYVDVDLYDRTKSSVYLDFPAKHENYEFLAEDQNNRDVQSRIREIVRGFLPKNMDPEEQSSETDLLLQFCLSLEKIYPKHKDLYNWVDIEQRVYVAYNLTYLQESFGYINWRSLLNATLGYRANGVDLHGDNNDTNRVHRPPTYVASEDQQIYVYITAPRYFRSLGKLLSRSSRRIIHNGLLLLYATDTLHDIANVTAVKDWEASCYRLTKSVFAEAVSALYVRQYTPKYLETLVNRMTALFERVKETIAERVLVKSWLDDDTRTQALQKLNSLRGQFHVSPDFYNDTLLAREMAEVVIDSEDFIATVLKRFRQIRGSENQSPLRRNAIIRRNYPYSVHAYYESSANTIGIPLAMMTSWAWSWDGGPAFAVHSTLGSVIAHEILHAFDFHQRRLPFMESSDRNIDEWLRFTPDSWKRLETKIECVARLYARSFWRRVQSYGNDVAVQFDWNMTKNENVADIGALQIAHKTWHTLTNGKDRSLPGLEGLRPSQLFFISAAQVHCVNTTLEAYVFSVELNYRAPQPERVNSVMMNSQAFVEAFRCPLGTKMNPPNKCTVW; encoded by the exons AAACGCTAACGAACGAGACAGGGCAGATGGTCGCTGCCTTCGAGAAGCTCGGGCAGTTTTACGATACTTGTCGAGGGTTTAAGGAAAagcccgtaaattttacacccg TTTACAAACTGTTGGATGAACTCGGTGGCTATCTGTCGCCGAAAAACGTGGTACCGTCCGACATCACCCCTCTGATTTCTGCATTGTTAAAAGTAAACGGCGCGCCGCTCTTCGACTTATACGTCGACGTAGATCTTTACGATCGCACAAAGTCATCCGTATATCTTGATTTTCCTGCCAAGCACGAGAATTATGAGTTTCTCGCAGAGGACCAG AATAATAGAGACGTACAAAGTAGAATTCGAGAGATTGTCCGAGGATTCTTGCCAAAAAATATGGATCCTGAGGAACAATCGTCGGAGACGGATCTGCTTTTGCAATTTTGCTTATCGCTCGAGAAG ATTTATCCGAAGCACAAAGACTTGTACAATTGGGTGGACATCGAGCAGAGGGTATACGTCGCTTACAACCTCACTTATCTCCAAGAAAGCTTTGGTTAC ATAAATTGGAGATCGCTGCTGAATGCTACATTAGGCTACCGTGCAAACGGCGTCGATCTGCACGGCGATAATAACGACACGAATCGCGTACACCGGCCGCCAACATATGTCGCATCCGAGGACCAGCAGATTTACGTCTACATTACGGCACCACGTTACTTTCGCAGCCTTGGCAAGCTGTTGAGCCGCTCCTCCAGACG GATTATTCATAACGGATTACTATTGCTCTACGCGACGGACACGTTGCACGATATTGCGAACGTCACCGCCGTCAAGGACTGGGAGGCCTCCTGCTACAGACTGACCAAAAGCGTCTTCGCCGAGGCAGTCAGTGCGCTCTACGTGCGGCAGTACACCCCAAAGTACTTAGAAACTCTGGTCAACAGG ATGACTGCGTTATTCGAACGCGTGAAGGAAACAATAGCCGAACGTGTATTGGTGAAGTCGTGGCTGGACGACGATACCAGGACGCAAGCGTTGCAGAAACTGAATTCTTTACGGGGTCAATTCCACGTGTCGCCTGATTTTTACAATGACACCTTGCTGGCACGCGAGATGGCCGAG GTCGTAATTGACTCGGAAGACTTTATTGCCACCGTCCTGAAGAGATTCCGTCAGATCCGAGGATCAGAAAATCAAAGTCCGCTACGAAGAAACGCAATAATTAG ACGTAACTACCCTTACTCCGTGCACGCCTATTACGAATCCTCCGCAAATACTATCG GAATTCCACTGGCAATGATGACATCCTGGGCGTGGTCGTGGGACGGCGGTCCGGCTTTTGCGGTACACTCCACTCTAGGATCGGTCATCGCGCACGAGATCCTCCACGCCTTTGATTTTCATCAGCGTAGGTTGCCGTTCATGGAGTCGTCGGACCGAAACATCGACGAGTGGCTTCGCTTTACGCCGGACTCCTGGAAGCGATTGGAGACCAAGATAGAGTGCGTCGCGCGACTTTACGCCCGGAGTTTCTGGCGAAGGGTCCAATCTTACGGAAACGACGTTGCCGTGCAG TTCGATTGGAACATGACGAAGAACGAGAACGTCGCGGATATCGGTGCTTTGCAAATTGCTCACAAGACGTGGCACACCTTGACGAACGGGAAGGATCGAAGCCTCCCCGGGCTGGAAGGACTCCGTCCGAGTCAACTCTTCTTCATAAGTGCCGCACAG GTACACTGTGTCAACACGACTCTCGAAGCTTATGTCTTCTCCGTCGAGTTGAACTACCGTGCCCCTCAACCCGAAAG AGTCAACAGTGTAATGATGAATTCTCAGGCGTTCGTAGAGGCATTTCGCTGTCCGCTCGGAACAAAAATGAATCCTCCAAATAAATGCACTGTTTGGTGA